The Micromonospora krabiensis genome window below encodes:
- a CDS encoding phage tail protein, with the protein MRRAAIERLLPAAYQRACVPGSVLWALLEVMEALHAPDEAILAEVDALFDPYRAPDGLVAHLTRWVAMDHVVASPRADAPPPLPVGRLRDLVARGALLARWRGTPFGMRTALEVATGLTGFTLTEPADRPFHVVVTVPPAAAGQLIVITRIVEAEKPASTTVEIVVAEESP; encoded by the coding sequence ATGCGTCGAGCGGCGATTGAGCGGCTGCTGCCCGCGGCGTACCAGCGGGCCTGCGTGCCCGGCAGCGTCCTCTGGGCGCTGCTGGAGGTCATGGAGGCGCTGCACGCCCCGGACGAGGCGATCCTGGCCGAGGTGGACGCCCTCTTCGACCCGTACCGGGCGCCGGACGGCCTGGTCGCCCACCTGACCCGCTGGGTGGCGATGGACCACGTGGTGGCCTCGCCCCGCGCGGACGCGCCACCGCCGCTGCCGGTCGGTCGCCTGCGGGACCTGGTCGCGCGGGGAGCGCTGCTGGCCCGCTGGCGCGGCACCCCGTTCGGCATGCGTACGGCCCTCGAGGTCGCCACCGGGCTGACGGGTTTCACCCTGACGGAACCGGCGGACCGTCCCTTCCACGTCGTGGTCACCGTGCCACCGGCCGCGGCCGGACAGCTGATCGTGATCACCCGCATCGTCGAGGCGGAGAAGCCCGCCTCGACCACCGTCGAGATCGTCGTCGCAGAGGAGTCGCCATGA
- a CDS encoding HD domain-containing protein, whose protein sequence is MDFPPYLATMPMHAITEIHGEAGLLERFRLEVLSFDEPARERLTAALDLAADLHRDDRRVREPYLNHLLRVAIRMMHHYQVRDVDVIVAGLLHDAVEDHPAELAGGPAGDDDRTAAALAVLADRFGGRVARLVAAVTNPPYDPARDRNEQYREHVAASLDREPWARVIKVSDFTDNGVGVIHTVGPKVESSARKYRPLVPVFRELVTRPDTPLSAPVKRHILAQLDLAEERFAAILDQPAHRH, encoded by the coding sequence ATGGATTTCCCGCCGTACCTGGCCACCATGCCGATGCACGCGATCACCGAGATCCACGGCGAGGCGGGCCTGCTGGAACGGTTCCGGCTGGAGGTCCTGTCCTTCGACGAGCCGGCCCGGGAGCGGTTGACGGCGGCGCTGGACCTCGCCGCCGACCTGCACCGCGACGACCGGCGGGTCCGCGAGCCGTACCTGAACCACCTGCTGCGGGTCGCGATCCGGATGATGCACCACTACCAGGTGCGCGACGTGGACGTGATCGTCGCCGGGCTGCTGCACGACGCGGTGGAGGACCACCCGGCGGAGCTGGCCGGCGGGCCGGCCGGCGACGACGACCGGACCGCCGCGGCCCTGGCCGTGCTGGCCGACCGCTTCGGCGGGCGCGTCGCCCGCCTGGTCGCCGCGGTCACCAATCCGCCGTACGACCCCGCGCGGGACCGCAACGAGCAGTACCGCGAGCACGTGGCGGCGAGCCTGGACCGGGAGCCGTGGGCACGGGTCATCAAGGTGTCGGACTTCACCGACAACGGGGTGGGCGTGATCCACACCGTGGGGCCGAAGGTGGAGTCGTCGGCCCGCAAGTACCGGCCGCTGGTGCCGGTGTTCCGGGAGCTGGTCACCCGGCCGGACACGCCGCTGTCCGCGCCGGTGAAGCGGCACATCCTGGCCCAGCTCGACCTGGCCGAGGAGCGGTTCGCGGCGATCCTGGACCAGCCCGCCCACCGCCACTGA
- a CDS encoding barstar family protein, which translates to MPDQDDDRTSGWLTVGRDTDPDDTDDSVTVPLDGTTARTRGGLFTALAEALALPAHFGHNWDALADVLRDRVAVAPLTLRVDDADELLADEPAGQYARFLTVFADVAADAPHPLRVVLRDIPPG; encoded by the coding sequence ATGCCCGACCAGGACGACGACCGGACCAGCGGGTGGCTGACGGTCGGCCGCGACACCGACCCCGACGACACCGACGACTCCGTGACGGTGCCGCTCGACGGCACGACGGCCCGCACCCGCGGTGGCCTCTTCACGGCGCTGGCCGAGGCGCTCGCGCTGCCGGCCCACTTCGGCCACAACTGGGACGCGCTCGCCGACGTGCTGCGCGACCGGGTCGCCGTCGCGCCGCTGACCCTGCGCGTGGACGACGCCGACGAACTGCTGGCCGACGAGCCCGCCGGCCAGTACGCCCGCTTCCTCACCGTCTTCGCCGACGTCGCCGCCGACGCGCCCCACCCGCTGCGGGTCGTGCTGCGCGATATCCCACCGGGCTGA
- a CDS encoding ribonuclease domain-containing protein yields MSTLAPPSSTLGATRRRTATLALLVAMVAAALVGPSVVAPTLTDSASAAVYSSCTISRCADARTARSGWSAKGFPTSRGWYSWSGGLSNFAGGRFYNYEGQLPANATYYEYDVYPRQSGAARDAYRIVVNKSTGATWFSPNHYGDFYRL; encoded by the coding sequence ATGTCCACCCTTGCACCCCCGTCCTCGACGCTCGGCGCGACCCGCCGGCGCACCGCCACCCTCGCCCTGCTCGTCGCCATGGTCGCCGCCGCGCTCGTCGGCCCGTCCGTGGTGGCGCCCACGCTGACCGACTCGGCCTCCGCCGCCGTCTACAGCTCCTGCACGATCAGCCGCTGCGCGGACGCCCGTACGGCCCGCTCCGGCTGGTCGGCCAAGGGCTTCCCGACCAGCCGCGGCTGGTACAGCTGGAGCGGCGGCCTGTCGAACTTCGCCGGCGGCCGGTTCTACAACTACGAGGGCCAGCTGCCGGCGAACGCCACCTACTACGAGTACGACGTGTACCCGCGTCAGTCCGGCGCCGCCCGGGACGCGTACCGGATCGTGGTGAACAAGAGCACCGGGGCCACCTGGTTCTCGCCGAACCACTACGGCGACTTCTATCGGCTCTGA
- a CDS encoding glycosyltransferase 87 family protein, whose protein sequence is MSTARPGAVGPGRDTVRRALLVTGLATLLGVLIAVLPGHRGWFDVGVYHGAVGHWARGGDLYAWVTGNGYGFTYPPFAAVSMLPMAALAWYPTIVAHLVLTAAATVFLLVLLVDPLARAAGWSRWYAFALAALLLAGLNPVRDTISFGQVNLLLVALVYLDLWLLEHGKRAAGIGIGLAAAIKLTPAIFIGYLLVTRRWRAAATATGTSVAATAFAAVVAPGASRTFFTEALWDTERIGKLAYVSNQSLLGLVARLDRDHPDRRLWLALVAVTLAVWVVRSRRAVGAGNERAGFALTGITACLVSPITWVHHLVWLAPALVVAAASTLPWPPADRAARRRLRAGLAGYVVLSSGLVWVFANDPGTVAGFVGGNSYVFVSVGLLAFLPLGRSPDIVEQLGRKPCPDHRSRDRMIPVRQ, encoded by the coding sequence GTGAGCACGGCGCGGCCCGGCGCGGTCGGGCCGGGGCGTGACACGGTGCGCCGGGCGCTGCTGGTGACCGGACTGGCGACGCTGCTCGGGGTGCTCATCGCGGTGCTGCCCGGCCATCGGGGCTGGTTCGACGTCGGGGTGTACCACGGCGCGGTCGGCCACTGGGCACGCGGCGGCGACCTCTACGCGTGGGTGACGGGGAACGGGTACGGCTTCACCTACCCGCCGTTCGCCGCCGTCAGCATGCTGCCGATGGCGGCGCTGGCCTGGTATCCCACGATCGTGGCGCACCTGGTGCTCACCGCGGCGGCGACGGTGTTCCTGCTGGTGCTGCTGGTCGACCCGCTGGCGCGGGCGGCGGGGTGGAGCCGGTGGTACGCGTTCGCCCTGGCCGCCCTGCTGCTGGCCGGGCTGAACCCGGTACGGGACACGATCAGTTTCGGTCAGGTCAACCTGCTGCTGGTGGCCCTCGTCTACCTGGACCTGTGGCTGCTGGAACACGGCAAGCGGGCGGCGGGGATCGGCATCGGACTGGCCGCAGCCATCAAGCTCACCCCGGCGATCTTCATCGGCTACCTGCTCGTCACCCGGCGCTGGCGCGCGGCGGCCACCGCCACCGGCACCTCGGTCGCGGCCACCGCGTTCGCCGCCGTCGTCGCCCCGGGCGCCTCACGCACCTTCTTCACGGAGGCGCTCTGGGACACCGAGCGGATCGGCAAGCTCGCGTACGTGTCGAACCAGTCGCTGCTCGGCTTGGTCGCCCGGCTCGACCGGGATCACCCGGACCGTAGGCTGTGGCTGGCGCTGGTCGCCGTCACGCTGGCGGTGTGGGTCGTGCGTTCCCGCCGGGCCGTCGGGGCCGGCAACGAGCGCGCCGGCTTCGCGCTGACCGGGATCACCGCGTGCCTGGTCAGCCCGATCACCTGGGTCCACCACCTGGTGTGGCTGGCGCCGGCGCTGGTCGTGGCCGCCGCCTCGACACTGCCGTGGCCGCCGGCCGACCGTGCCGCCCGTCGCCGGCTGCGCGCGGGCCTCGCCGGGTATGTGGTGCTGTCCAGCGGTCTGGTCTGGGTCTTCGCCAATGATCCGGGGACCGTGGCCGGCTTCGTCGGCGGCAACAGCTACGTCTTCGTGTCGGTCGGGCTGCTCGCGTTCCTCCCGCTCGGCCGTTCACCGGACATTGTGGAGCAGTTGGGGCGGAAGCCCTGTCCGGATCACCGTTCGCGGGACAGAATGATCCCGGTCCGACAGTGA
- the mptB gene encoding polyprenol phosphomannose-dependent alpha 1,6 mannosyltransferase MptB gives MLSLPTVHGYRLLGGAGATLLAGAGLAAGALPVGAEASWWSALRHLAGPALLCGYAGLTLLAVAWWWAGRDLRRARRVAAGPGAGRLDRRSAALTLACWAGPLLLCPPLFSRDAYSYLAQGAMVLADIDVYRHGVAALGGRLAAEVPQMWQQTPAPYGPVFLAITAVVSALTGGKLVLGVLGLRLVALAGVALLVVHLPRLARHCGVDPAAALWLGVLNPLVPLHLIAGAHNEAVMLGLLVAGLSNAVDRRFGAATVLVTLAALVKAPAAIGLLVVVSLAARHTGRRAALARTAGFAAATTAAVTWATGIGYGWIAALGTPVYRHSWSVSSALGRGASRLAAALGLDLGDGPMRLCLALGLVAALAAAGTAWWRRRRLGPAYAVGLALAAVALLGPATRPWYALWGLVLIAAAAPDVWPNRTAAGRTAPSTWVRPAAACGAVVLAFVALPSGFGPDGAQALLATAGVVVGLVAVGWLRLLTGAARPTPVTVSP, from the coding sequence GTGCTGAGTCTGCCCACCGTCCACGGCTACCGGCTGCTCGGCGGCGCGGGCGCCACGCTCCTCGCCGGTGCCGGCCTGGCCGCGGGCGCGCTGCCGGTGGGCGCCGAGGCGTCGTGGTGGAGCGCCCTGCGGCATCTCGCGGGTCCGGCGCTGCTCTGCGGGTACGCCGGCCTGACCCTGCTCGCCGTCGCCTGGTGGTGGGCGGGCCGGGACCTGCGCCGGGCGCGCCGGGTCGCGGCCGGGCCCGGGGCGGGACGGCTCGACCGGCGGTCCGCGGCGCTCACCCTGGCGTGCTGGGCGGGGCCGCTGCTGCTCTGCCCGCCGCTGTTCAGCCGGGACGCGTACAGCTATCTCGCGCAGGGCGCGATGGTGCTCGCCGACATCGACGTCTACCGGCACGGGGTGGCGGCGCTGGGTGGTCGGCTCGCCGCCGAGGTGCCACAGATGTGGCAGCAGACGCCCGCGCCGTACGGGCCGGTGTTCCTCGCCATCACCGCCGTGGTGTCCGCGCTGACCGGCGGCAAGCTGGTGCTCGGCGTGCTCGGGCTGCGCCTGGTGGCGCTGGCCGGGGTGGCGCTGCTCGTCGTCCACCTGCCCCGGCTGGCCCGGCACTGCGGGGTCGACCCCGCCGCCGCGCTGTGGCTCGGAGTGCTCAACCCGCTCGTGCCGCTGCACCTGATCGCCGGCGCGCACAACGAGGCGGTGATGCTAGGGCTCCTGGTGGCCGGGCTCAGCAACGCCGTCGACCGCCGGTTCGGGGCCGCCACCGTGCTCGTCACCCTGGCCGCGCTGGTGAAGGCGCCGGCCGCGATCGGGCTCCTCGTGGTGGTGTCGCTCGCCGCCCGCCACACCGGGCGACGGGCCGCGCTGGCCCGCACCGCCGGCTTCGCGGCGGCTACGACCGCCGCGGTCACCTGGGCCACCGGCATCGGGTACGGCTGGATCGCCGCCCTCGGCACCCCGGTCTACCGGCACAGCTGGTCGGTGTCCAGCGCCCTCGGGCGCGGGGCGAGCAGGCTGGCCGCCGCGCTCGGGCTGGATCTGGGTGACGGCCCGATGCGGCTGTGCCTCGCCCTCGGGCTCGTCGCCGCGCTGGCCGCCGCCGGTACGGCGTGGTGGCGGCGGAGGAGGCTCGGTCCCGCGTACGCGGTGGGGCTCGCCCTGGCGGCGGTGGCGCTGCTCGGCCCGGCGACCCGGCCCTGGTACGCGCTCTGGGGACTGGTCCTCATCGCGGCGGCCGCGCCGGACGTCTGGCCGAACCGGACGGCGGCGGGCCGGACGGCGCCGAGCACCTGGGTGCGCCCGGCGGCGGCGTGCGGCGCGGTGGTGCTGGCGTTCGTGGCCCTGCCCAGCGGCTTCGGGCCCGACGGGGCGCAGGCGCTGCTCGCGACCGCCGGTGTCGTGGTCGGTCTGGTCGCGGTCGGCTGGCTGCGGCTGCTCACCGGCGCGGCCCGGCCCACGCCGGTGACGGTGAGCCCGTGA
- a CDS encoding NACHT domain-containing protein, translating to MRRRMWKWGLLAVVAALAAGGSAWVWWRYNFEKVNWTWGVVAGFIGLYLLLDQVFRPQPADLAAAGAQRRAAADELAELIRRDPTDEALLRTVDEPYPLPVRWHTAPDRFLPSWRAIGRSSDATPIDLSGRDGALWSRYRSVPSGRLLLLGPPGSGKSVIALRMARGLPVHREPDEPIPVLLPADSWDPDRDTFPDWLVDRIGRRYPRLAAAHPRRDAVLRDLVETDLVIPVLDGLDEVPEERLVACIEELNALPTQRFVLTCRTSVYERYLTQGEKLRGTAVVLLAPPAPAEVADYLVDAAPYHQVDNWAAVAGTLGVEPQLTGALSTPLMVTLARSAFDQPGTDPRDLLPLARQRGRRTVEDDLLTRAVDAALRSRRGGQGLRRWDPGRARGYLGALAAHLESLDVREFRWWQLPAALPGPFWAVVAGLRTALAVWLASTLSRDALSATAALVADPATRNLLDVLADGTGGLTVAAFVAGATIALARGGGTAQPRRIAYVGGGRALRVGLVNGLVGGMLLAFLTYALLSGVAPTAQLVRLLDAVPGLPPWSDPARAAVLAGVLWWAYRIVRVGLRVDVSAPADLGATSVAETVEADRAATVAFALSSGAIAVLRVLVVAALLRLAGLLTAVPPLAALLYAGTGLGLGWWLLRDGGGAWLRFAVARATLAVRGRTPHRLLAFLAYAEAVGLLRQGAGGYRFRHARLQSRLASGSAAGRRGSRLREEFGVELARAGYWTEAFGVFADITRFRSASIGHADDLTVAALRKALLAGAAAGEWTRAAELLTLVPPPAPPTPGPAAAAADGDRAGEQRRRVARLIADDAPLADLLAAVRDLRRAEPGAGTDGLLAVLHLAGGDSDAALALLRRRGVADASAEPADRLPPVAAGLLARLLTDRGDPTSALRVCHEELLLADYLPDDDDLLTAAEIWRWSVEVMRRVTDERAVLLHRIRVALADRRRHRRGVQFGRREIAEMGLQACHALISHQTLGPLAVALSRRLAVVLADPRIVVRTVSRSAPMWHGG from the coding sequence GTGCGGCGTCGGATGTGGAAGTGGGGGCTGCTCGCCGTCGTGGCGGCGCTCGCGGCGGGCGGCTCCGCCTGGGTCTGGTGGCGGTACAACTTCGAGAAGGTCAACTGGACCTGGGGAGTGGTCGCCGGGTTCATCGGGCTGTACCTGCTGCTGGACCAGGTCTTCCGTCCCCAGCCGGCGGATCTCGCGGCGGCCGGGGCGCAACGCCGGGCGGCCGCCGACGAACTGGCCGAACTGATCCGCCGCGACCCCACGGACGAGGCGCTGCTGCGCACGGTCGACGAGCCGTACCCCCTGCCGGTGCGGTGGCACACCGCACCGGACCGGTTCCTGCCCTCGTGGCGGGCGATCGGCCGGTCCAGCGACGCGACCCCGATCGACCTGTCCGGGCGGGACGGCGCACTGTGGAGCCGCTACCGGTCGGTGCCCTCGGGACGACTGCTGCTGCTGGGGCCGCCCGGCTCCGGTAAGTCGGTCATCGCGCTGCGGATGGCCCGGGGTTTGCCGGTGCACCGGGAGCCGGACGAACCGATCCCGGTGCTCCTGCCCGCCGACTCCTGGGACCCGGACCGGGATACCTTCCCGGACTGGTTGGTCGACCGGATCGGCCGCCGCTACCCGCGCCTCGCCGCCGCGCATCCCCGCCGCGACGCCGTCCTGCGTGACCTCGTCGAGACCGACCTGGTCATACCCGTCCTCGACGGGCTGGACGAGGTGCCCGAGGAGCGGCTCGTCGCCTGCATCGAGGAGCTCAACGCGTTACCGACGCAGCGGTTCGTCCTCACCTGCCGCACCTCCGTCTATGAGCGCTACCTGACGCAGGGGGAGAAGCTGCGCGGCACCGCCGTGGTCCTGCTGGCGCCCCCGGCCCCCGCCGAGGTCGCCGACTACCTGGTCGACGCGGCCCCCTACCACCAGGTCGACAACTGGGCCGCGGTGGCCGGCACCCTCGGCGTCGAACCGCAGCTGACCGGGGCGCTCTCCACCCCGCTGATGGTGACGCTGGCCCGCAGCGCCTTCGACCAGCCGGGCACCGACCCACGCGACCTTCTGCCGCTCGCCCGACAGCGGGGCCGCCGCACCGTCGAGGACGACCTGCTCACCCGCGCGGTGGACGCGGCCCTGCGGTCCCGCCGGGGCGGGCAGGGACTGCGCCGGTGGGATCCGGGCAGGGCCCGCGGATACCTGGGCGCCCTGGCCGCGCACCTGGAGTCGCTCGACGTCCGCGAGTTCCGCTGGTGGCAACTGCCGGCCGCGCTGCCCGGACCCTTCTGGGCGGTCGTCGCGGGTCTCCGGACCGCCCTGGCGGTGTGGCTGGCGTCGACGCTCTCCCGCGACGCGCTCAGCGCGACCGCCGCCCTGGTCGCCGACCCGGCCACCCGGAACCTCCTCGACGTGCTCGCCGACGGGACGGGTGGCCTGACGGTCGCGGCCTTCGTCGCGGGCGCCACCATCGCGCTCGCCCGCGGCGGTGGGACGGCCCAACCGCGCCGGATCGCGTACGTCGGGGGAGGCCGAGCCCTCCGCGTGGGACTCGTCAACGGACTGGTCGGCGGGATGCTCCTGGCCTTCCTGACGTACGCGCTGCTGTCCGGGGTCGCGCCGACCGCGCAGCTGGTCCGGCTGCTGGACGCCGTGCCGGGGCTGCCGCCCTGGTCCGACCCGGCCCGCGCGGCGGTGCTCGCGGGCGTGCTGTGGTGGGCGTACCGGATCGTCCGCGTCGGACTCCGCGTCGACGTCTCGGCGCCCGCCGACCTCGGGGCCACCAGTGTGGCCGAGACGGTCGAGGCGGACCGCGCGGCCACCGTCGCCTTCGCGCTGTCGAGCGGCGCGATCGCCGTGCTGCGGGTGCTCGTCGTCGCGGCGCTGCTGCGCCTGGCCGGCTTGCTCACCGCGGTACCGCCCCTAGCGGCGTTGCTCTACGCGGGCACCGGCCTCGGTCTGGGGTGGTGGCTGCTGCGCGACGGCGGCGGTGCGTGGCTTCGCTTCGCGGTGGCCCGGGCCACGCTCGCCGTCCGTGGACGCACCCCGCACCGGCTGCTCGCCTTCCTGGCGTACGCCGAGGCGGTGGGCCTGCTGCGTCAGGGCGCCGGCGGCTACCGGTTCCGGCACGCCCGGTTGCAGAGCCGCCTCGCCAGTGGGTCGGCGGCCGGGCGGCGGGGCAGCCGACTGCGTGAGGAGTTCGGCGTCGAACTGGCGCGAGCCGGCTACTGGACCGAGGCGTTCGGGGTGTTCGCCGACATCACGCGGTTCCGGTCGGCGAGCATCGGACACGCCGACGACCTGACCGTGGCGGCGTTGCGGAAGGCGCTGCTCGCGGGCGCCGCGGCCGGGGAGTGGACCCGGGCGGCGGAGTTGCTGACGCTGGTGCCGCCGCCAGCGCCGCCGACACCGGGGCCGGCGGCCGCTGCCGCCGACGGCGACCGGGCCGGTGAGCAGCGGCGCCGGGTCGCCCGTCTGATCGCCGACGACGCGCCGCTCGCGGACCTGCTCGCCGCGGTGCGCGACCTGCGCCGGGCCGAGCCGGGGGCCGGCACCGACGGGTTGCTGGCCGTCCTGCACCTCGCGGGCGGCGACTCCGACGCCGCGCTGGCACTGCTCCGACGGCGCGGCGTGGCGGACGCCTCCGCCGAGCCGGCCGACCGGCTGCCGCCGGTCGCGGCGGGGCTGCTCGCGCGGCTGCTCACCGACCGGGGCGACCCGACGTCCGCCCTGCGGGTGTGTCATGAGGAGCTGTTGCTGGCCGACTACCTGCCGGACGACGACGACCTGCTCACCGCCGCCGAGATTTGGCGGTGGTCGGTCGAGGTGATGCGCCGGGTCACGGACGAGCGGGCCGTGCTGCTGCACCGGATCCGCGTGGCCCTGGCCGACCGGCGACGGCACCGCCGCGGGGTCCAGTTCGGTCGACGTGAGATAGCCGAGATGGGCCTACAGGCCTGCCACGCGTTGATCAGCCACCAGACGCTGGGCCCGCTTGCCGTGGCCCTGTCCCGGCGGCTCGCCGTCGTCCTCGCCGACCCGCGGATCGTCGTGCGGACGGTCAGTCGGAGCGCCCCGATGTGGCACGGCGGCTGA